AAAGCGGTAAAACAGAAAATCGTCACGATGATCAAGGACGAAGACAGGAGGAAACCGCTGTCGGACCAGCAAATATCGGAATCGCTGCGAAAAGACGGCATTTGCTTGTCCCGCAGGACGGTTGCGAAATACCGCGAGGAAGAGCGGATTTTATGCTCCGCTCTCCGGAAAATGCGGCACGTATAAAACAATGAGGCGCATATCGGGGCGCCTCTTTGTTTTACTTAAGCGATTTTCTCCACTCGGCTGCCACATGCTCCCGTCCTTTCAGAATGAAAGGGTGGAATTGGATAAGCGCGTTCTCTCGCTCCGCCTGCACATGAAGAATGGCTTGCCGAAGCTCCTGTTCGATCGGGCTGCCGGAACCGGCGCGATCCCTTACGATCGAGAGACCGGCCACGTTCCCTTGGGCGATCGCAATTTTCGCGCTTTCGATTCCCGTAATGTTCCCGGCGACGTACATGCCTTTGAGCGGCGTCTGCATCCGTTCGTTATGCAGAGGGACGCTGCCGCCCAGTTCGGCGGCATAAACGAACGGGCAGCCCGCGACGGCCGCCAGCTCCGCCAGAGGATACAATCCGCCCGCGATGCATACGAAATCGGCAGGGACGTCGCGCACCGTACCGGGTTTGATGCTCCCGTCAGCCGCGTTATCGGTAATTTTTACCCCCTGCACCCGTCCGTCGCCGTAAATTTCTACGGCGGATTTTCGTACATGGATCGGCATCCCCCACAGGTTCACGCCGTGTTTCGGATACAAGCGTAGCGCCCATGCCTGCATCGTTTCGGAACGAAGAAGCCTGCCGCCCAGCCGGACCGCAGCCGAAGGGGCAAGATGGGTAAGCCGGGCGAGCGATCCCATGACCTTCCCGGGACTTCCCGCTTCACCCGTCGCTTCATTCAAGGCGGGAAGCACAATCGAAACAATCTCGACTCCGGCCAATTGGAGTTCCCGTGCGATAGCCAAGGAAAGGACGTTGATTCCGATAATAACCCCCCGATGTCCCGGTCTCACGCGGTGAACGTTAACCATCACCTGGGCGGCGCCAATCGACATCACCCCCGGAAGCGTCCATCCGGCAACGGGTACATTCGCTTCCGCGGCGCCGGTTGCGAGGACGATCGAAGGAGCGGCGCCGGTTTCCCTGCTCGTATGAACTTCCCAGCCGCTCACGGTTTGCCGCAGGTCATATACGGAAGCGCCAAGCTCAAGTTCTACGCCAAGGCGGACCGCTTGATCGACAAGCTTCCCGGCTTCGGCGATCCCGTTCCACCAGCCGCCGCCCAGCTCCTCATGCAATTGTCCCAGCAGTCGCCCTCCCGGCTTCGGGAATTCGTCATAGATTTTTACCTGGAGCCCGTTCCGTGCGCCGGCAATGGCCGCTGCCAAGCCGGCCGGTCCGGATCCGATCACCAGCATATCCGTCATAAAGGCTCGCCCCCCTTCTTCAGCGGCGAGGGAAGCGGCAGCCCGCGCTCCACGTTCATTTCCGCTTGAACGGGGGTAAGGCACGCCCTGACTCCGCCGACACCGTTTACGGTTACCCGGCACTCGAAGCAGTGCCCGATATTGCAATAAATGCCGCGGGGCGTCCCTGTTTCCTCATGATAACGGAGGGTCCGGATTCCGCATGCAAGCAGCGCGGCCGCGATTGGCTCCCCTTCATAGCCGGAAACGTCTTGACCGTCAAACGTAAAGGCAATGCTTCTCCGCTCGCGAAGCGGTCCCAAAACGGGATGATCTTCAATCCTTCCGGGACTCATTCGTCTCCTCCTAACATATGGAATGAAACCGGGCGCACCGGCGGCTGAACTTTTAGCGATATCCCATCCGTTTCCGTTAATCCCGAGACGCTTCTCGCGATCCGCTCAATGACCGGACGGCATGTACGCCCGCCGCAGTACCCCATGCCCGCTCGGGTCCGCAGCTTCAGCTCGCGTGCCGAGCACCGGTATAACTTGGCGGTTTCGATCAAACGCTGCATCGTGACTTCTTCACAACGGCAGATGATTGTCGGTTCGTCCATTTCAAGTCCTCCCTTCAGGCAATTCCATCGCATAAGGTTCATTTGCAATATTTATGCCAATCCGGTACGGAAGGGCAGAGCGCTGAACAGGCACGAAGATTGTCCATTTTTTAAGACATGTCCGGACGGATGTACACCTATTATCGCCTGCCATTCTTTGGACGAAATTGGATCATGCCAAGCAGGCCGCGTGTCGAAGGTTGGCATGAAACTTGCATGGGGAATATGCGGGCACATGCTTAAAACCGTCCGATGAGAAGTTAGCGCAAGGGAGGTGAAACTATTTTGAGTTCGGTTACTCATACGGAGATAGCCGTCATCG
This genomic window from Paenibacillus humicola contains:
- a CDS encoding NAD(P)/FAD-dependent oxidoreductase, whose amino-acid sequence is MTDMLVIGSGPAGLAAAIAGARNGLQVKIYDEFPKPGGRLLGQLHEELGGGWWNGIAEAGKLVDQAVRLGVELELGASVYDLRQTVSGWEVHTSRETGAAPSIVLATGAAEANVPVAGWTLPGVMSIGAAQVMVNVHRVRPGHRGVIIGINVLSLAIARELQLAGVEIVSIVLPALNEATGEAGSPGKVMGSLARLTHLAPSAAVRLGGRLLRSETMQAWALRLYPKHGVNLWGMPIHVRKSAVEIYGDGRVQGVKITDNAADGSIKPGTVRDVPADFVCIAGGLYPLAELAAVAGCPFVYAAELGGSVPLHNERMQTPLKGMYVAGNITGIESAKIAIAQGNVAGLSIVRDRAGSGSPIEQELRQAILHVQAERENALIQFHPFILKGREHVAAEWRKSLK
- a CDS encoding (2Fe-2S)-binding protein, which gives rise to MSPGRIEDHPVLGPLRERRSIAFTFDGQDVSGYEGEPIAAALLACGIRTLRYHEETGTPRGIYCNIGHCFECRVTVNGVGGVRACLTPVQAEMNVERGLPLPSPLKKGGEPL
- a CDS encoding (2Fe-2S)-binding protein, whose translation is MDEPTIICRCEEVTMQRLIETAKLYRCSARELKLRTRAGMGYCGGRTCRPVIERIARSVSGLTETDGISLKVQPPVRPVSFHMLGGDE